A segment of the Myotis daubentonii chromosome 6, mMyoDau2.1, whole genome shotgun sequence genome:
CCTCACTGGGAGACCTGGAGCGGAAGGGCACTTTGGACTGGAAACAGCCACAGAACAGGAGCCACAAGGCACGCTGGATCTCCTGGTTGCGGAAGGCATAGATGATAGGATTGATCATGGAGTTGTAGGTGGCGGGCAGCAGAGTGGCGTAGGTGTAGACAGCCGGGTCCTCGCGGCTGCCCACCACGCAGTATATGGCGAAGGGCAGCCAGCTGAGGCCGAAAGTACCCAGCACCACGGCCAGCGTACCCACGCCCTTTCTGGTGGCGGCCAGGTGGGGTGGCGCCAGGCAGTGCTGCTGCAGGGCTATCTGGTGTGCGTGGCGCCAGACCACCTGGCAGATGCGCACGTACAGGTGCAACATGATGCCGAAGACGGCAAAGAAGGTCGCGGAGAGCAGCGCCACGTGGCTGCGCGTCAGAGGGCTCACCACGCTACAGGTGGCACGCTCTGCTAGGCAGTTCCAGCCGAGCACTGGCAGCAGCCCGAGGCCTAGGGAGACGGTCCAGGTGACGGCGAGCAGAAGGTGCACGCCCAACAGGGTCCGCCGCGAGTAGTAGGTGAGCGCGTTGTAGAGGGACAGGTAGCGGTCCACGGTTATGGCCAGCAGGCTACTGACCGAGGCAGCAAAGGAGGACACGAGGAAGCCCACTGTGAGCAGGCTCACCGTCTCCGAGGGCACCACGTACTGGAACACGAAGTGCAGGATGAGTCCGCAGCCGGCCAGCAGGTCGGCGGTGGCCAAGCTGCCCACCAGCACAAACATGGGCGTGCGCAGCGCCGGGGAGGACGCGATGAGCGCCACTACCAGCGCATTTTCTCCTGCAATCACCGTCCCCGACACGCACAGCAACACATCCCATGGGTTCACCGACGACAGGGGCAGCCCAGGCGATCCCGCGGACATCTGCGAAGACAGCTCCAGCGACCCGTTAGCCACGCCCCCGCCTCCCAGTGCCGCTGCTGCCGCGGGCTGCCCCCAGTCCCCGCTGTCCGGCGCTCCTGCCGCCGTGGCCACAGCCGCCGCCGCTCCCTCAACCGCCACTGCCACTACCTGGGACTCGTTGAGCGAAGAGGCGCTCGCGTTCATTGCGGCTGGACACTGCACCCTGTGTGGAGAGGAACAGTGAGCATCAGGTGTGCGGTTCAAGCTCCCAGGGAACTTCCCCGGGCGCAGGTGCCCCGCTCATATTGCCCACCCCATCCTGGATCCCATAGCAGAGCGAGGAGGCAGAGGTTGAGAGCCACAAACAAATACCTATTGAATGGGTGAGAGGAACGCACACGGGCGCTCTCACAGATATCTGAGTTCTTGCATAGATACACACACGGATAACAGGCACTCGCATGCACACAGATTAATCCCGTAAGGGTGACTGCATCTGCACACGTATCCGTATGCACGGAGCTAAGGGTGTGGGGCCTGGGCTAGTCCCGCCTGGGCTCTGGGTCAGCGGGTTCCGGATGTTCGCTTAAGCTGGGAAGCAGGGTCGCTGTCCGCGGTGCTGAAAGCTAAGTTTCTGCATGCAGAGCCCCGCGGACTTGGAAGCTACAGAGACCCCTGGAAAGGAGGCTTGGgggaagagaagttggggtgtctATGTAGGGGAAGGGGGTCGGGTCAAGTTTGGCTTCATTTCTCCGTATTAGGAGGGACTCATTCCCCGGCTATCCTtcactccttcccctccccacaccctccaaGTTCCTCTAGGGAGCCCGGGCTGCTCACCTGGGAGTCAGGGCTTCAGAAAGTCTATGATCATGAGCGCTGTGGTGGGGCGCCAGGCTGCGTCCCCGGAGCGGACAGAGTCGATGCCTGCGAAGCCGCCAGAGAGGAGCGCTGGTTTCCAGTGGTTGCGCGGAAGCCAGGGAGAGTGAGGGACACAGTCAGTGGCAGAACAGGCGGTTACGAGCAGCGCGCCCCGTTGGAGATTGACAGGCAGGGTGCGGTGACGTCAGGCTTCTAGCTCCGCATTCGCTTTCCTCACCGCCCATCACCACCCCTTCCTGGTCTCCCCAAACGAG
Coding sequences within it:
- the GPR6 gene encoding G-protein coupled receptor 6 gives rise to the protein MNASASSLNESQVVAVAVEGAAAAVATAAGAPDSGDWGQPAAAAALGGGGVANGSLELSSQMSAGSPGLPLSSVNPWDVLLCVSGTVIAGENALVVALIASSPALRTPMFVLVGSLATADLLAGCGLILHFVFQYVVPSETVSLLTVGFLVSSFAASVSSLLAITVDRYLSLYNALTYYSRRTLLGVHLLLAVTWTVSLGLGLLPVLGWNCLAERATCSVVSPLTRSHVALLSATFFAVFGIMLHLYVRICQVVWRHAHQIALQQHCLAPPHLAATRKGVGTLAVVLGTFGLSWLPFAIYCVVGSREDPAVYTYATLLPATYNSMINPIIYAFRNQEIQRALWLLFCGCFQSKVPFRSRSPSEV